The Chanodichthys erythropterus isolate Z2021 chromosome 14, ASM2448905v1, whole genome shotgun sequence genome window below encodes:
- the rnd3b gene encoding rho family GTPase 3b — MKMRSMMDHHHDMKCKIVVVGDTQCGKTSLLNVFAKDSFPENYVPTVFENYTASFEVDTLRVELSLWDTSGSPYYDNVRPLSYPDADAVLICFDIGRPETLENVLRKWKGEIEEFCPNTKVLLVGCKSDLRADLATFVQLSNDIPSSYDQGSNMAKQISAPYIECSAQQSENSVRDIFHIATLACISKSNKNVKRMKSSRATKRTSHVSNRPELDSVSRLHKTKTKTCTVM, encoded by the exons ATGAAGATGAGGTCCATGATGGATCACCATCACGATATGAAATGTAAAATAGTTGTGGTCGGGGACACTCAGTGTGGGAAGACGTCTTTGTTAAATGTTTTTGCCAAAGACTCTTTTCCAGAG AACTATGTTCCTACAGTGTTTGAGAACTACACAGCCAGTTTTGAGGTGGACACTTTGAGAGTTGAGCTCAGTCTTTGGGACACTTCAG GGTCTCCATACTATGACAATGTGCGCCCCCTCTCTTATCCGGACGCTGATGCAGTTCTCATCTGTTTTGATATCGGTCGACCAGAGACTCTGGAGAATGTGCTAAGGAAG TGGAAGGGGGAAATTGAGGAGTTCTGTCCCAATACTAAAGTACTTTTGGTTGGATGCAAGTCAGACTTACGTGCAGATCTGGCCACATTTGTGCAGCTGTCCAATGACATTCCTTCATCGTATGACCAG GGTTCAAACATGGCCAAGCAGATCTCGGCCCCTTACATCGAGTGCTCAGCACAGCAGTCTGAGAACAGCGTGAGGGACATTTTTCACATAGCCACATTGGCCTGCATCAGTAAAAGCAACAAGAATGTGAAGCGCATGAAGTCCAGCAGAGCCACAAAGAGGACCTCACACGTATCTAACAGGCCCGAGCTGGACTCAGTGTCACGCCTACACAAGACCAAGACAAAAACCTGCacagtcatgtga